In the Streptomyces sp. BHT-5-2 genome, one interval contains:
- a CDS encoding lipoprotein: MLGTALVAEAVLGCARDEGERVASMGGARSACALPVTFKVGGPWKAKPLESIDSGTKKWFHFSYVCKLELGTGKEMVELTVDIDDLKGNNPREVLGGHDGEHISSHGEYTHEQHINESTTVAEQPAAEMDYRMDPPAEIPDIWVRKLAVVAPKGTIVVEVQSNDPGGKERTRQVYDRVKSSMRVAS; encoded by the coding sequence GTGCTGGGTACCGCGCTGGTAGCCGAGGCTGTCCTGGGCTGTGCGCGGGACGAGGGCGAGCGCGTCGCGTCGATGGGCGGTGCCCGTTCGGCGTGCGCGTTGCCGGTGACGTTCAAGGTGGGCGGACCCTGGAAGGCGAAGCCGCTTGAATCGATCGACTCGGGCACGAAGAAGTGGTTCCACTTCTCCTATGTCTGCAAGCTCGAACTGGGGACAGGGAAGGAAATGGTGGAGCTCACCGTCGACATCGACGACCTCAAAGGAAACAACCCTCGCGAGGTGTTGGGCGGCCACGACGGCGAGCACATATCCAGCCATGGCGAGTACACGCACGAACAGCACATAAACGAGTCGACGACGGTCGCCGAACAGCCGGCAGCGGAAATGGACTACCGGATGGACCCGCCAGCAGAAATACCCGACATCTGGGTCCGGAAGCTCGCGGTGGTGGCGCCAAAGGGCACCATCGTGGTGGAAGTACAGAGCAACGACCCCGGCGGTAAGGAACGTACCCGTCAGGTGTACGACCGGGTGAAGTCCTCCATGCGGGTTGCCTCCTGA
- a CDS encoding MarR family transcriptional regulator, with product MRARQTERFAPFGITPAQRVLGLLARSGTSPQMTELAERLGVVPRAVTPLIDALEEAGLVRRLAEPDNRRSSWSKHTDVPRPQGTGRGTSVGTVRPRPRLQMILSGGSWLGDTSP from the coding sequence GTGCGCGCCCGGCAGACGGAACGCTTTGCACCCTTCGGGATCACCCCTGCGCAGCGGGTGCTCGGCCTTCTCGCCCGGAGTGGGACATCGCCACAGATGACGGAACTGGCGGAGCGGTTGGGCGTGGTGCCACGAGCCGTGACGCCCCTCATCGACGCCCTGGAGGAGGCGGGACTGGTGCGCCGCCTGGCCGAACCGGACAACCGGCGCTCCAGCTGGTCGAAGCACACGGATGTGCCCCGGCCTCAGGGAACAGGTCGGGGCACATCCGTAGGGACGGTTCGGCCTAGGCCGCGTCTTCAAATGATCTTGAGTGGTGGATCATGGTTGGGTGATACGTCGCCATGA
- a CDS encoding IS5 family transposase (programmed frameshift), whose amino-acid sequence MRRHELSDAEWEFVRPLLPESSRGRKRLDDRTVLNGIVWKFRTGTAWRDIPERYGPWATLHTRFRRWALDGTFERMLREAQARADAAGDIDWLVSVDSTVVRAHQHAAGARKGGLREPALGRSRGGLTSKIHLACDALGRPLAFTVTSGNTNDCTQLTAVMEAIRVPRVGLGRPRVRPAHVLGDKGYSSKAIRAWLRRRGIGHTIPERADQIRNRLRRGSRGGRPPAFDRQLYKQRNVVERCFNRLKQWRDIATRYDKTVESYQAAVTLASLLMWA is encoded by the exons ATACGTCGCCATGAACTGTCCGATGCCGAGTGGGAGTTTGTCCGGCCCTTGTTGCCTGAGTCGTCGCGGGGCAGGAAGCGGCTGGACGATCGGACCGTGCTCAACGGGATCGTGTGGAAGTTCCGTACCGGCACGGCTTGGCGTGATATCCCGGAGCGGTATGGACCGTGGGCCACGCTGCACACCCGTTTTCGCAGGTGGGCCCTGGACGGCACGTTCGAGCGAATGCTGCGGGAGGCCCAGGCGAGGGCGGACGCAGCCGGGGACATCGACTGGCTCGTGTCGGTGGACTCCACCGTGGTCCGCGCCCACCAGCACGCTGCCGGGGCCCGAAAGG GGGGGCTGCGCGAGCCCGCACTCGGACGGTCCCGGGGCGGTCTGACCAGCAAGATCCATCTGGCGTGCGACGCCCTGGGCCGCCCGCTCGCCTTCACTGTCACCAGTGGCAACACCAACGACTGCACCCAGCTCACCGCCGTGATGGAGGCGATTCGGGTTCCCCGGGTCGGTCTCGGACGGCCACGGGTCCGGCCCGCCCACGTCCTGGGCGACAAGGGCTACAGCTCGAAGGCCATCCGCGCCTGGCTCCGGCGGCGCGGCATCGGCCACACCATCCCCGAACGGGCCGACCAGATCCGTAACCGGCTCAGGCGCGGCAGCCGGGGCGGACGCCCGCCGGCCTTCGACAGGCAGCTCTACAAGCAGCGCAACGTGGTCGAACGCTGCTTCAACCGGTTGAAGCAATGGCGTGACATCGCCACCCGCTACGACAAAACCGTCGAGTCCTATCAAGCAGCCGTCACCCTCGCATCGCTCCTGATGTGGGCGTGA
- a CDS encoding HAD family phosphatase — protein sequence MNGTRTPPAAVVFDLDDTLTLDNSLYLTAGRLGTDLPALATLIHDAHNGEVSELAHRFFSLLTSRTPTVTRTMLTDAFAAVRLRPEAVPLVAALQATGHPVALISSSFDLYVAAMAQRLGVDDSYSNIHLRFDPGGVLVRTDLTVSGDQLKHRQLHDFCRRHRLDPARVLAVGDNVNDLGLFTCTGNGVLLHNAANSSLRPHARHVMTDLRDITTLFPPTVQAAVQRALKQEAG from the coding sequence GTGAACGGGACCCGAACGCCGCCCGCCGCCGTCGTCTTCGACCTCGACGACACCCTGACCCTCGACAACTCCCTCTACCTCACCGCCGGGAGGCTGGGGACGGACCTGCCCGCACTCGCGACCCTCATCCACGACGCCCACAACGGTGAGGTCTCCGAACTCGCGCACCGGTTCTTCTCCCTGCTCACCTCGCGAACGCCGACCGTCACCCGCACGATGCTGACGGACGCCTTCGCCGCGGTCCGGCTGCGTCCCGAGGCGGTCCCCCTCGTGGCAGCCCTCCAGGCCACCGGCCATCCGGTGGCCCTGATCTCCAGCTCCTTCGACCTGTACGTCGCCGCCATGGCCCAGCGGCTGGGGGTCGACGACTCCTACAGCAACATCCACCTGCGTTTCGATCCCGGCGGCGTGCTCGTCCGCACCGACCTCACGGTCTCCGGCGACCAGCTCAAGCATCGGCAACTGCATGACTTCTGCCGCCGGCACCGACTGGATCCCGCTCGTGTCCTCGCGGTCGGGGACAACGTCAACGACCTGGGCCTGTTCACCTGCACCGGCAACGGGGTCCTGCTGCACAACGCGGCCAACTCCTCCCTGCGGCCGCACGCCCGGCATGTGATGACAGACCTCCGCGACATCACCACCCTCTTCCCTCCAACCGTCCAGGCGGCCGTGCAGCGAGCTCTGAAACAGGAGGCCGGATGA
- a CDS encoding cytochrome P450 produces the protein MSGAISESKERGEDFFDPYGAQWDNPFPGLRQAQEFQPVFFSSQLDAWCVTRYDDIVAVLRDTESFSAREHNPRPVAELPPEVEAVLKSWRGQGVSMGSLDPPEHGRVRTAVNVGFTTRALVSYAPRIRAVAAGMLQRLTTAPDFDLVDEFARPYALTAVLSVLGIPEEYHERCRTWSEQRLDLLLRHDLDPGHAVQCARGLREYGEFATAITAERRARPQQDLISYLLHEAPSGHQLTAEEVAAQIPALITAGHETSAQALGSTVWQQLRSAGGWQEYVSGALTTDRLVEEGLRFDTALFGMYRTTLRQVTIADTVLAPGSRLLLLYGAGNHDASRYAEPDRFLPGRTSAAPHLAFGRGIHYCIGAPLARMALGIALEELALHIPGLALVPGTRPRYRRNFPLRAVGGLRVRP, from the coding sequence ATGAGCGGCGCCATCTCGGAGTCGAAGGAACGGGGCGAGGATTTCTTCGACCCTTATGGCGCCCAGTGGGACAACCCCTTTCCGGGTCTGCGCCAGGCCCAGGAATTCCAACCGGTATTCTTTTCTTCACAGCTGGATGCCTGGTGCGTCACGCGCTACGACGACATCGTCGCAGTGCTGCGGGACACAGAGAGCTTCTCTGCCCGTGAGCACAATCCGCGGCCCGTCGCCGAACTTCCTCCCGAAGTGGAGGCGGTGCTGAAGTCCTGGCGGGGGCAAGGGGTCTCGATGGGCTCCCTGGATCCCCCTGAGCACGGCCGCGTGCGGACCGCCGTCAACGTCGGCTTCACGACCCGGGCACTGGTCAGTTACGCACCGCGCATCCGCGCGGTGGCCGCCGGCATGCTGCAACGCCTCACCACCGCACCGGACTTCGACCTCGTCGACGAGTTCGCCCGCCCGTACGCGCTCACCGCCGTCCTGAGCGTGCTCGGCATCCCCGAGGAGTACCACGAACGGTGCCGCACGTGGAGCGAGCAGCGCCTGGACCTGCTGCTGCGCCACGACCTCGACCCCGGCCACGCCGTGCAGTGCGCCCGAGGACTGCGGGAGTACGGCGAGTTCGCCACAGCCATCACCGCCGAGCGCCGGGCCCGGCCGCAGCAGGACCTCATCTCCTACCTGTTGCACGAAGCGCCGTCCGGGCATCAGCTCACCGCCGAGGAGGTCGCCGCCCAGATCCCCGCGTTGATCACGGCCGGGCACGAGACCTCCGCCCAGGCGCTCGGGTCCACCGTGTGGCAGCAACTGCGCTCCGCCGGAGGCTGGCAGGAGTACGTGAGCGGCGCCCTTACCACCGACCGGCTGGTGGAGGAAGGGCTGCGTTTCGACACCGCCCTGTTCGGCATGTACCGGACGACGCTGCGTCAGGTGACCATCGCCGACACCGTGCTGGCACCCGGCAGCCGACTGCTCCTGCTGTACGGCGCGGGCAACCACGACGCCAGCCGGTACGCGGAGCCCGACCGCTTCCTGCCCGGTCGGACGTCGGCCGCCCCGCACCTGGCCTTCGGGCGCGGCATTCACTACTGCATCGGCGCCCCTCTGGCGCGCATGGCACTGGGGATCGCCCTGGAGGAGCTCGCTCTCCACATACCCGGCCTCGCGCTGGTCCCCGGCACACGGCCGCGCTACCGCAGGAACTTCCCGCTGCGGGCCGTCGGCGGTCTGCGGGTGCGACCGTGA
- a CDS encoding prenyltransferase/squalene oxidase repeat-containing protein: protein MSEANTIWRAMWALHSMPEPARTDLRSRIAHASTASHRFLAEAQNADGGWGYRPGDLSDIASTCYSLLALSAMGARVNQDPLVRAGVSHLISRQDPNGGFTAPPDQVAPRPLPFDAPVFSDTWALLALTGCDSDWNW, encoded by the coding sequence CTGAGCGAAGCCAACACCATCTGGCGGGCGATGTGGGCCCTGCACTCGATGCCCGAACCGGCCCGCACCGACCTACGGTCGCGCATCGCCCACGCGAGCACCGCCTCCCACCGGTTCCTCGCCGAAGCGCAGAACGCCGACGGCGGCTGGGGCTACCGGCCCGGGGACCTCAGCGACATCGCCAGCACCTGCTACAGCCTGCTGGCCCTGTCGGCCATGGGCGCGCGCGTAAACCAGGACCCGCTGGTGCGGGCGGGAGTCTCACACCTGATCTCCCGTCAGGACCCGAACGGCGGCTTCACCGCCCCGCCCGACCAAGTGGCGCCCCGTCCGCTGCCCTTCGACGCGCCGGTCTTCTCCGACACCTGGGCCCTGCTGGCCCTTACCGGCTGCGACAGTGACTGGAACTGGTAG
- a CDS encoding cytochrome P450, translating to MAFPDGPPGWLVTRYDDVRAGLADPRLSSRRPHLNSHVRASLITPQEMAALRPLDLLTSDPPEHTRLRRLVNGQFTAHRMNQLAPRIQAIVDDHLDALAAGPRPADLISTVALPVPALVISELLGVPFTDRDLYQRLTRELLSLDRTREQLLSAKTELKSYLLGLIHAKRTAPSDDLLSGLVKAQTDGTPLTDDEIAALAQLILIAGHETTTNAFALAVLHLLRAPGQWQALHHRPHLVDGVVAETLRHATALQFGLLRVAREPLSIAGQPIQAGDRVVLHLPAANRDPAHFTDPDRMDPHRANAVKHLSFGHGPHRCIGDHLARIELRTLLTSLLRRFPDLRLAAAPDEIRTHDHRVVYGIAELPIAFTPWQPGPEGERTLGRT from the coding sequence ATGGCCTTCCCCGACGGACCGCCGGGCTGGCTGGTCACCCGCTACGACGACGTCCGCGCCGGCTTGGCCGATCCGCGGCTGAGCTCCCGGCGCCCCCACCTCAACTCCCACGTACGGGCCAGCCTCATCACCCCCCAGGAGATGGCCGCCCTACGCCCCTTGGACCTGCTCACCAGCGACCCGCCGGAACACACCCGGCTGCGCCGCCTGGTCAACGGCCAGTTCACCGCCCACCGGATGAACCAGCTCGCCCCGCGCATCCAGGCCATCGTCGACGACCACCTCGACGCCCTGGCCGCAGGCCCCCGCCCCGCCGACCTGATCAGTACCGTCGCCCTGCCCGTCCCCGCACTGGTGATCAGCGAGCTGCTCGGCGTCCCCTTCACCGACCGCGACCTCTACCAGCGACTCACCCGCGAACTCCTCTCCCTCGACCGCACCCGCGAACAACTTCTTTCCGCCAAAACAGAGTTGAAGTCCTACCTCCTGGGCCTCATCCACGCCAAGCGGACCGCCCCCAGCGACGACCTGCTGAGCGGCCTCGTCAAGGCCCAGACCGACGGCACCCCCCTGACCGACGACGAGATCGCCGCGCTGGCCCAGCTCATCCTCATCGCCGGCCACGAGACCACCACCAACGCCTTCGCCCTGGCCGTCCTCCACCTGCTCCGCGCCCCTGGCCAGTGGCAGGCCCTGCACCACCGACCCCACCTAGTCGACGGCGTCGTCGCGGAGACCCTCCGGCATGCCACCGCGCTGCAGTTCGGACTGCTCCGCGTCGCCCGCGAACCCCTGTCCATCGCCGGCCAACCCATCCAGGCCGGCGACCGCGTCGTGCTCCACCTGCCCGCCGCCAACCGCGACCCCGCCCACTTCACCGACCCCGACCGCATGGACCCCCACCGCGCCAACGCCGTCAAACACCTCAGCTTCGGCCACGGCCCCCACCGCTGCATCGGCGACCACCTCGCCCGCATCGAACTGCGCACCCTGCTGACCAGCCTCCTACGCCGCTTCCCCGACCTGCGGCTCGCCGCCGCCCCTGACGAGATCCGCACCCACGACCATCGCGTGGTCTACGGCATCGCCGAACTGCCCATCGCCTTCACACCCTGGCAGCCGGGCCCGGAAGGAGAACGCACACTGGGGCGCACGTGA
- a CDS encoding alpha/beta hydrolase encodes MVWIDVPVFYQEWATRSGGVIDAAAGVGPDTLEDARLAYRTFFQDSFPAPDGVTFDSVDADGVAAECATPADAVPGRHLVYLHGGAYLAGDPQGYRGLVGELARRLRARVLVPHYRLAPEAVFPAPIEDAVTAYRRLLEEGAEPHNVVLAGDSAGGAMAVSALVAARDQGLPMPAASIAISPWANLEHTGATMFTLDGVDPSVNRAGLSRAADIVLGGAPRNNPLASPVFADTRGLPPVLIQTGGHEVMLSDAVRLAAKLAEDSVPLRLDVAPGMGHVWHLLAAHLPAADKAVADAVAFAEEHLPAAVAR; translated from the coding sequence ATGGTCTGGATCGATGTTCCCGTCTTCTACCAGGAATGGGCGACTCGCAGCGGCGGTGTCATCGACGCTGCCGCCGGGGTGGGCCCCGACACTCTGGAGGACGCCCGGCTCGCCTACCGGACGTTCTTCCAGGACAGCTTTCCGGCACCGGACGGGGTGACCTTCGACTCCGTGGACGCGGACGGGGTGGCCGCCGAGTGCGCGACTCCCGCGGACGCCGTCCCCGGCCGGCACCTGGTCTATCTCCACGGTGGCGCCTACCTGGCGGGAGACCCGCAGGGCTACCGTGGCCTGGTCGGCGAACTCGCCCGACGCCTGCGCGCCCGCGTTCTGGTCCCGCACTACCGGCTCGCGCCCGAGGCGGTCTTCCCCGCCCCCATCGAGGACGCCGTCACCGCTTACCGCCGGCTGCTGGAAGAGGGCGCCGAACCGCACAACGTGGTGCTCGCCGGCGACTCCGCCGGTGGCGCGATGGCGGTCAGCGCCCTGGTCGCCGCTCGTGACCAGGGACTTCCGATGCCGGCCGCCTCGATCGCCATCTCCCCCTGGGCCAACCTCGAACACACCGGGGCCACGATGTTCACGCTGGACGGCGTGGACCCGTCCGTCAACCGTGCGGGGCTGAGCCGCGCCGCGGACATCGTCCTGGGCGGCGCCCCGCGGAACAACCCGCTGGCCTCGCCGGTCTTCGCCGACACCCGCGGACTGCCTCCGGTTCTGATCCAGACCGGCGGTCACGAGGTCATGCTCAGCGACGCGGTCAGGCTGGCCGCCAAGCTGGCCGAGGACTCCGTACCCCTGCGCCTGGATGTCGCGCCGGGGATGGGACACGTGTGGCATCTGCTCGCCGCTCACCTCCCTGCCGCGGACAAGGCGGTCGCCGACGCCGTCGCCTTCGCCGAGGAGCACCTTCCTGCCGCGGTCGCCAGGTGA
- a CDS encoding MerR family transcriptional regulator, translating to MRIGELAERTGTSRRLLRYYEEQRLITPGRSYNGYREYEEAHVGRVMQIKGLLGSGLPTRIIRQILPCLDKPRSIYFDDLTPEMLRVLECEHGHLTKRIDCLTRNRDAIGDYLETVRGMRAAADPSGRAGGGS from the coding sequence ATGAGGATCGGAGAACTGGCGGAACGCACCGGCACCTCCCGGCGGTTGCTGCGCTACTACGAGGAGCAGCGGCTGATCACGCCTGGGCGTTCCTACAACGGCTACCGTGAGTACGAGGAAGCGCACGTGGGCCGTGTGATGCAGATCAAGGGACTGCTGGGCTCCGGGCTGCCGACCCGGATCATCCGGCAGATCCTGCCCTGCCTGGACAAGCCCCGGAGCATCTACTTCGACGATCTGACGCCCGAGATGCTCAGGGTTCTGGAGTGCGAACACGGCCACCTGACGAAGCGGATCGACTGCCTGACCCGCAACCGGGACGCGATCGGCGACTACCTGGAGACGGTACGCGGCATGAGAGCCGCCGCCGATCCCTCCGGTCGGGCGGGCGGAGGCTCGTAG
- a CDS encoding LysR family transcriptional regulator, with protein MSNFTLHELQCFNAVVLDGGFQAAAERLHRSHPSVFAAVAKLERQLGLELLDRSGYRVQLTEAGHAFHRKVRSLLHEAEELQTYAAQLAMGEEAELRVVLGDLCPLPPVLEMLSRFFAQCPQTRLHLQFETVTGPWERLLEDEADLIVHRVPKSDVRMEWIDLGRVALVPVVAPGFLPFPPDADITPQRMQVFTQCIVRDSARHPSEQGHFLVEGAPRSSVPDHLMKKELILHGMAWGHVPRFMIETELRDGSLLSIAGRHFPGVVEELSAARRRDRPHGPVADQLWDFLARHAPVLRPTLGHVPKAKNAPEHHR; from the coding sequence ATGTCAAACTTCACGCTCCACGAGTTGCAGTGCTTCAACGCCGTTGTGCTCGACGGCGGCTTCCAGGCCGCCGCCGAGCGGCTGCACCGCTCGCACCCTTCTGTGTTCGCCGCAGTCGCCAAGCTGGAGCGCCAGCTGGGCCTGGAACTGCTGGATCGCTCGGGCTATCGGGTTCAGCTCACCGAGGCGGGGCACGCCTTCCACCGCAAGGTGCGCTCCCTGCTGCACGAGGCCGAGGAACTGCAGACCTACGCCGCGCAGTTGGCGATGGGCGAAGAGGCCGAACTGCGAGTGGTGCTGGGGGACCTGTGTCCACTCCCACCGGTGTTGGAGATGCTCAGCCGCTTCTTCGCGCAGTGCCCGCAGACACGACTGCACCTGCAGTTCGAGACGGTCACCGGCCCCTGGGAGCGGCTGCTGGAGGACGAAGCCGACCTCATCGTGCACCGCGTCCCCAAAAGCGACGTGCGGATGGAGTGGATCGATCTCGGCCGCGTCGCGCTGGTGCCCGTCGTGGCGCCCGGTTTCCTGCCCTTCCCTCCGGACGCCGACATCACACCGCAGCGGATGCAGGTCTTCACCCAATGCATCGTCCGGGATTCGGCGCGGCATCCGTCGGAGCAGGGCCATTTCCTGGTCGAAGGCGCACCCCGGAGCTCCGTTCCGGACCACCTCATGAAGAAGGAGCTGATCTTGCACGGCATGGCGTGGGGACACGTGCCGCGGTTCATGATCGAGACCGAGTTGCGTGACGGAAGCCTGCTTTCCATCGCCGGACGGCACTTTCCCGGTGTGGTTGAGGAACTCTCGGCAGCTCGCCGGCGCGACCGGCCGCACGGGCCAGTCGCTGACCAGCTGTGGGACTTCTTGGCCCGCCATGCCCCGGTCCTGCGGCCGACGCTAGGCCATGTGCCGAAGGCGAAGAACGCACCGGAACACCACAGGTGA
- the pcaD gene encoding 3-oxoadipate enol-lactonase, with protein MTSQTRTAITTGDGVRIVYRFDGDENKPVLLLSNSIGTDLHMWDGQVSALTEHFRLLRYDARGHGASDVPSGPYSLDRLGRDVVELLDALGLQRVHVLGLSLGGIVAQWLGIHVPERVDRLVLSNTAAYLGPANQWDRPIAELLEAPDMQVTAERFLHNWFPARMLQGDDEVVEGFRRTLLATQREGVAGSWAAVRDYDLRRTATLIHNPTLVIAGEHDTVTSADHGKELAATVPGARFTVLPTVHMANVEGQAEFVDSVVDFLTEQS; from the coding sequence ATGACTTCTCAGACCCGTACTGCCATCACCACCGGCGATGGCGTCCGCATCGTCTACCGCTTCGACGGTGACGAGAACAAGCCGGTGCTGCTGCTCTCGAACTCCATCGGCACCGACCTCCACATGTGGGATGGCCAGGTGTCGGCTCTGACCGAGCACTTCCGGCTGCTGCGCTACGACGCGCGCGGCCACGGCGCTTCCGATGTCCCGAGCGGCCCGTATTCCCTGGACCGACTGGGGCGCGACGTGGTGGAACTGCTGGATGCCCTGGGCCTGCAGCGGGTGCACGTGCTGGGCCTGTCTCTGGGCGGAATCGTCGCGCAGTGGTTGGGGATCCACGTTCCGGAGCGCGTTGACCGCCTGGTGCTCTCCAACACCGCCGCGTACCTCGGCCCGGCGAATCAGTGGGATCGACCGATCGCCGAACTGCTGGAAGCCCCCGACATGCAGGTCACCGCGGAGAGGTTCCTGCACAACTGGTTCCCGGCCCGCATGCTGCAAGGCGACGACGAGGTTGTCGAGGGCTTCCGCCGCACCCTGCTCGCCACGCAGCGCGAGGGCGTGGCCGGGAGCTGGGCCGCGGTGCGCGACTACGACCTGCGCCGCACGGCCACGCTCATCCACAACCCGACACTGGTCATCGCGGGCGAGCACGACACCGTCACGTCCGCCGACCACGGGAAGGAGCTCGCCGCGACGGTCCCCGGCGCGCGGTTCACCGTCCTGCCCACGGTGCACATGGCGAACGTAGAAGGGCAGGCGGAGTTCGTGGACTCTGTGGTGGACTTCCTCACAGAACAGTCTTGA